In Amphiura filiformis chromosome 2, Afil_fr2py, whole genome shotgun sequence, one DNA window encodes the following:
- the LOC140142812 gene encoding uncharacterized protein, whose protein sequence is MTTGLSSDLQNISDIRKTVIINNELLRLQVDIAALQETRLADYGCLKESDYTFYWQGKKEEETREYGVGFAVKNTLTDSVELGSSGTERLLSLRLNTSDGPVNLLSVYAPTLMACSDSKDEFYSQLDSLIKESPKQEPLIILGDFNARVGSDHDAWPTCLGHFGVGKINDNGQRLLEVCSYYNLCIRTNTFFSTKPHHRVSWRHPRSKHWHQLDLIITRRPFLKNFLVTRTYHSADCDTDHSLICSTIRLLPKKFHRSRQQAKPRVDVTMTACKDRVTSVNTLLATSLPTNTSYTNSTEQWDYIKTVTHSAALSSFGKKKGGQSNDWYPVYAERLKPLIKAKRMALKNHKDSPSDKSQQTLQTTRKDVQKMVRQCTNEYWLDLSAKIQQASDSGNIKRMYDGIKKAVGPTVRKTAPLKSTSGDIITDKTKQMERWVAHYSELYSRENIVHQSALDAIECLPVMPHLDDLPTIEELDKAYRQVTIRQGPRQGLHTCRSHQMRKGHFVRTTPQASLSVLGRGECATRYERC, encoded by the coding sequence ATGACGACTGGCTTATCAAGTGACCTCCAAAACATCAGCGACATAAGAAAGACTGTCATTATCAACAATGAGCTCCTTCGTCTCCAGGTTGATATTGCTGCCCTCCAAGAGACACGTTTGGCTGACTATGGCTGCTTGAAAGAAAGTGATTATACCTTCTATTGGCAAGGCAAGAAAGAAGAGGAAACTCGCGAGTATGGAGTAGGATTTGCTGTTAAGAACACACTCACTGATTCAGTTGAACTTGGTAGTTCCGGCACTGAGCGGCTCCTTTCACTACGTCTTAACACCTCAGACGGACCTGTGAACCTGCTAAGTGTCTATGCTCCCACCCTCATGGCTTGTTCAGACAGCAAGGATGAGTTCTACAGCCAACTGGACAGCCTTATCAAAGAGTCTCCAAAACAAGAACCTTTAATCATTCTGGGGGACTTCAATGCTCGAGTAGGTTCTGATCATGATGCATGGCCCACCTGCCTTGGGCACTTTGGAGTTGGAAAGATCAATGACAACGGCCAACGTCTTCTGGAAGTGTGCTCCTACTACAACCTCTGCATACGTACCAATACCTTCTTCAGCACCAAACCCCACCACAGAGTTTCCTGGAGACACCCGAGATCTAAACATTGGCATCAACTGGATCTCATCATCACCAGACGGCCATTTCTCAAGAACTTTCTTGTTACTAGAACATACCATAGTGCAGACTGCGACACTGACCACTCACTTATCTGCTCAACAATCAGGCTGCTCCCCAAGAAGTTTCACCGATCAAGACAGCAAGCAAAGCCTCGTGTGGATGTCACAATGACTGCCTGCAAAGACAGGGTAACCAGCGTCAACACCTTGCTGGCAACTTCTCTGCCCACAAATACTAGCTACACTAATTCCACTGAACAGTGGGATTATATAAAGACGGTCACTCACTCGGCTGCTCTGTCTTCATTCGGCAAAAAGAAAGGAGGCCAAAGCAACGATTGGTACCCAGTGTATGCTGAGAGACTCAAACCACTCATAAAGGCCAAGCGCATGGCACTGAAAAACCATAAAGATTCTCCATCGGACAAGTCACAGCAGACCTTGCAGACAACTAGAAAGGATGTCCAAAAGATGGTCAGACAATGCACAAACGAGTATTGGTTAGACCTCAGTGCCAAGATCCAGCAAGCTTCTGATTCCGGGAACATTAAAAGAATGTACGATGGCATCAAGAAAGCAGTTGGCCCGACCGTACGCAAAACAGCCCCTCTGAAGTCAACATCAGGTGACATAATCACAGACAAGACCAAACAGATGGAGAGATGGGTAGCACATTACTCAGAGCTGTACTCCAGGGAGAACATAGTTCACCAGTCCGCCCTTGACGCTATCGAATGTCTCCCAGTGATGCCCCACCTGGATGATCTTCCAACCATCGAAGAATTGGACAAAGCATATAGACAAGTTACCATCAGGCAAGGCCCCAGGCAAGGACTGCATACCTGCAGAAGTCATCAAATGCGGAAAGGCCACTTTGTTAGAACCACTCCACAAGCTTCTTTGTCAGTGCTGGGAAGAGGGGAGTGTGCCACAAGATATGAGAGATGCTAA